The window tgatcggcttccaatggctgtaactccttcatttcaactccgaattgcgcaccgtttgaagcattggattgttgacttcctaagatttaaaatgacatatagcatgcataaattcaacttcaggaagtactccaaaagtggctgacatgactgtcatcaagaatgcttcatggcagatttctctttgcttcccctccttgcattctggatttgcttatggcaaaggacttcaaagcttcggttcttcatgtttttgagctttccattgctttgccatggattccaaataactctccttaatctcatattgctttggtgatcaaaaagctatcaaaacaccaaaacttaacacaatttgattagaattgattgcaagggtccttaacatgttaattgggttaaaaggcaataactactactcaaaagtgtttaaaagagttaattacaagctatcaaatagcactttttgagtagtaatcactgaCTTAGCAAaatcaagcgtcttgacttgtctaagtgtcacacgagcttaggaaaagactaaatCCGTGACAATTtgctttgtttaattttatcaGACGAAGTAAGACATTAGGTACTCAATTCCAGCAATTGACTTATTATTCATTCGAATTAGGTACAGACTTGATTCATTTATCATCATAGTCTCACTCCTATATAGATATCCATAATTAAACAAACATTACAGCTGCCTAATTTTGGTATCTATAGACGAAAGAAGATCAAACCGAGAGTTGCCCGGGCTTAACATCCTCCCCCTTCAAAGGTGCATAGTCCTGATGATCAGAATAAGCTTCAAGGTGATCTGATAAAGCCAACttgtaaatattttcattatggTAGGACTTGCAGACCAAGTAGATAATAGTGTGAAGAGCATGCCCAAAGAGCACTAACTTGGCATGAAACAAGAAGCAAATAATCGCATACACTGCCCTATTGATCATGTCCAGCGACTCGCCATGCACCACCAGCCTCTGAAATGCTGCTTGTATGATGATATAAGAAAAACCCAGCTTAAAGAAGATGAAGACCGTGACACCCGTCTTTCCTTTTATCAGTTCACTACTTCTCTTCATCGCTTCAATCCCATACGAGTCTTCTAACACCGATACTGTGTTAGCCAGTTGCCAGACTATGCTCATGTACACAAGCCCCACCAAGTAAAAGACGACCAGAAAGAACAAAATTAAGAAACCGGTATTGGTAGGTGCCATAAACGCTATCCATGAAATCAGGAAAAGTGCTGCAATTATGTGATAAACGAAGACCACTGCAAGGATGGTTAAGAAGGTGAGTATGAGCCTCTTCCAGACCTTGGGGACTACGGTCAGGACCTTGGTGAAGGTCACTTTTTGGCCGGTGTAGATGCAAGCGATGGTGTAAACTATAGCGGAAGTGGATAGAAGGGAGAAGATGAGTGTAAAGAGGAGGTATGCGGCTTTGAAAAGGCAGAGAGTGGCGTATTTGGAGAAAAGGAGATGGGATATCTTGTTGTATTTCAGAGTGCCGATTTGAGTTTCAACCAAATTGTTTTCATTGTCGATGATGTTGGCTAAGAGATAATCGGATACTTCGATATGAGCTAGGAATATGAAGGATAGTGGGAGGATGAAGGCAAGGGTGATATGGGTGAAGATCTTCCTCCATGAGAAGATGATCTTGTAGGCTTCTCTGTAGATCCCAACGACTCCTAGACACTTCATTTCTTCTGGCTCTACCTCCATAACTCTCTTTCTGTTGCTTCAATGGAGATTTTGTTGCAGAGTGAGGGTGATGAAGAAGACTGATGTGGCGTTTGGCTTCTGCAGAGAATGAATGTTATAGGAAATGGGGGTGGACTTTTATTTAGCAAACCACCTCAAGCTGGTTTAATTTTGAATAGCCATGTGTCAAAAGTCTtcgatttatttaattaatttcatttttttaatataaacctTTTAATCtagaagcaaaagacttgacttTACCCAACTACGTACCTAGctaaatttcttattaattttttcttctttttttcttctttttttttttttttttttttgcatttatttatgaataatattaaaatataaataatttttagaccTTATAATTACCTTATTCTATTTTAATAATGTGGGGCAGTTCCGTGCAGAAGGGTTccattaataaatagaaatttgtgCTTCGTCTTTAGCTTTGAATAAGACATGAAGAATATTTCAAGGCAATAATGACACCATCGAAGGTGTAAATAAACGACGGAGGAACCACAGTCGGCATTGCCATTgaggttagaaaaaaaaaatctgaggTTGGTTTCTGTCATTTTCTTATTAGTTGGATACATcgaaattagtaattaatactttctttcaatttcaatatatatatatataatatgatgtCCTAAACTCAAAGGTGGACGAGGGCACTAGCATCATTTTACATATGATATTGACAACAacactaaataaaatatctaaatgaTAAATTCAATAATTCTTCCAaacacttaaatttaaaataatcaaatttaaaacaatttctaatAGAATCATCTTTCTTATCACAACCTCTCCTCATTGATGACGTTTATACCTAAAAAGAGGAATAATATAGAAAAGTAAATTCaacaactcaataaaaaaaataatttaataaaaagaattaagtataatataaaattaaatctaaggagataaaaaaaaaaattaatagaaatcaATTGGCAAATAAGCTCtttcaattcaataatttaaattcacttaaaaaaaaaacaaaaaaaggcactttcaatttaaagataaataatataatacacTTTACATAATCGGTTTATATTCCAAAGCATTTCATAAacaatcattttattttgatctaCTCGAGATAACACTATGTCTAAATAGTAGGACTTGAACTAGGTGGCTTAGCCTCAAATTATTCCTCTCATAGTGGACAGAATTGTTTCCAATCAATGGTATAGCACCAAAGGCCAATAACACTATTATTGGCTAGGTTGCATTGCATTGCTACCCCCACCAATGATACTAAAGGTCAATAACTTATCCCTATTGAAAGATAAAATTCACTTGCATAACCATcaaacaaatatgatattcccaatttattttataaatcaaggaataaatcaaaatatatttcaaaaaaaatattaggaaattcaaatattttgataccttgagaaaaaaaaaaaaaaagcagatgATAACAAATAgagaattataaaattatttattgcaCTATTaacccttaccttgaagaagtcATTCAAATTCTTAAAGAATTAATCTACATCTTTAAATTGTAAATTGAAGCAAATATTAAGGGcctgtttgtttagtgttttcaagaactgttttctgttcttgaaaacaaaaaacaccaaaaactcgtttggttgagagagtagtttttgtttttgttgttccccgtgttctcaaaatggcactgtttagagaacaacaaaatgttgttttccccgtttttttactgtttatagaacaaaattaaacaaaaaaaaacaatctgttctccgtgttttttttttcttcccgttCTCATCTCTTCTCCAACACAGTCGCGTCAcctctttcttgatttttcccctttctcaattttgattcagggttcgtgaaatttaaatccaatggcacaatagCAAAGAGATCCCTAAAacggatccagaaaacacagggagcaaaagaaaagcaatttttttggttttccttggggttttgcatggattttctcggaaatcaaacgaggatgaattttcccagaaattgaacgggcatggattttcttgggaatcaaacggaggcatggattttcttgggaatcaaacggggttgcagaaaaataaaaataaataacaagattagattagtacctgggaggattgagagtggcagaggaaaa is drawn from Vitis riparia cultivar Riparia Gloire de Montpellier isolate 1030 chromosome 18, EGFV_Vit.rip_1.0, whole genome shotgun sequence and contains these coding sequences:
- the LOC117907146 gene encoding uncharacterized protein LOC117907146, coding for MEVEPEEMKCLGVVGIYREAYKIIFSWRKIFTHITLAFILPLSFIFLAHIEVSDYLLANIIDNENNLVETQIGTLKYNKISHLLFSKYATLCLFKAAYLLFTLIFSLLSTSAIVYTIACIYTGQKVTFTKVLTVVPKVWKRLILTFLTILAVVFVYHIIAALFLISWIAFMAPTNTGFLILFFLVVFYLVGLVYMSIVWQLANTVSVLEDSYGIEAMKRSSELIKGKTGVTVFIFFKLGFSYIIIQAAFQRLVVHGESLDMINRAVYAIICFLFHAKLVLFGHALHTIIYLVCKSYHNENIYKLALSDHLEAYSDHQDYAPLKGEDVKPGQLSV